The window ctgtgactgacccaaacttaaggaaagtttgactatgtacagtctcagtgagcatagccttgctattgagaaaggctgccgtaggcagacctggctctcaagagaagacaggccatgtgcacactgcccacaaaatgaggtggaaacagagctgcacttcctaacctcctgcccattgtatgaccatattagaaacatgtatttcccacagattacacaggAAAGAAAGGGATAGAAATAGAAAGCAGGAAGCCACAGTGGAATCTCCACACCCCTCTGTGGGTGGACCCTCTAGCCAAAGAATAGAGAGGGGAAATGTTctacctctcacccctctctttctcaacAATAGGGGCCATGGAGCAACAATGACTGCTGGGGAAAAAAGTATAGTTGAATATGCGACAGCAACATTGGGTGGTCTGGGCTGAAGGGGAGGgggggctgaggggagtctggggGGAGTGGCTggggggtgtgtctgtgtgtggttgttgttggagggtgtgtgtgtgaggtggggTGAAGGCACGAGGAGGGCACTTCTGGGGCATTGCCCAGGGGGACTAGGAGGTGTTTTCTGGGACTCTGACATTTATCTGCCTGACTGCTCCTGAAAGTGATCCTGCTGAGTCTGGCACAGGAAATCTCAGGCTTTCCAAACACACACCAACGCCACGgaataacaacacacacacacagccaaactgacaacacacctacacacacacagctccactgGAAACAGACACACAAGCAAACTGacaacagacatacacacacacacagctccactgAAAATATACACTGACAACATACACACAATCCAACTGACAACAGACATGGCCCTGGTGCAAACCCAATGAGTAGAGTGATAAAGTGGGATGGGGGTTTTGAGGTACATGGGACCCTCCTCAGCTAAGGCACAAAATAAACCTGTAATTAATGGTAATATTATTAGCTCATTACATATGTTATAACCAATTTCAATATATTCTTATAGTAGTAAATTATCTCAAAATGAAGTATAACAatgtatgtcaatggttttaacATAATGGAGCTAATTACATCATCATTGATTAAAGGTTAGACAAAGAGGGATTTTCTTTCCTTAGCAACAGTAACTAAGGGCTTGGTGTTTTTCTATGGAAATTAAGAGGTTGGGTGTGCCCAGGTagctatatttaaaaaaacattctaTAATGAGTTGAATTAATTCAGTTTCACTTGCTTTCATAGCAGCGGAAAGAGTATTGCATTTGGACATGACTACCTGTGTGCACTTCATTCTGATGTGAGtttagaccacacacacacacacacacacacactgggctcgGTCAAAAGCCTGCATACCTTGTGGGTCCCTAGGACCAGAACTGAACAACAACAATTCTACCAATGATGAGACATACACCTTGTTTAAATCCCCTAAAAATGCAGTAACCCACCCTCCTTTCCTTAAGGTAATGATAGGATAAGTGAATACTAAGTCTCCACTCCTCATTACTTTACGAAAGGAGAAATCCTTTTTTATATTTAAACTAGGCCTGAACTTCCACTTTGACGACAATTGACAGTAATGTACTTGGTGTCTGACACCATCATGTGGCAGCAGAGGGAATGGCTTTGGTATGCATCTAGAACAGTACAAATACTTTTCTCCATGTCTGCTAACAATCCCTCATCATGACCAATAGAATAACACACCGGAACAGCCTCATGTACTGCGCTGTGTGCATACTGTCGTGTTATTATCTACTTTTGACGACAGAAGGTCAAATCAGGTGACATGACAGAGGCCTACTTTTCCAGTTGACCCCTCAGCACAGATCTGCTGTCATACTTGGCAGGAAACCGTCATActtggggcggcagcgtagcctagtggttagagcattggactagtaaccgaaaggttgcaagttcccTCATCATGACCAATAGAATAACACACAGTAACAGTCCCAGTAAcagtccctgagctgacaaggtacacatctgtcgttctgcccctgaacaaggcagttaacccactgttccaaggctgtcattgacaataagaatttgttcttaactgacttgcctagttaaataaaggtaaaaaataaaattaaaatacttGGCAGGAAGAGGCTGTTCTTTTCAAATATTTGCCTCTGTCGAACAGCCAAGCGAACAAACATGCCTTTTCGTACAAGATTGGCGCGAGCCCGATGCCATTTGTGAAACTATGATAAATAGGTTATCGATGTACAATTATTTACAAGGTAATGATGACAGTTCAAACAGTACTAAAATGCAACGGAAAGACAGGTCCGATAATATTATTTCTGTCCGTGGACCGTGACAACAGACCTGGGCTCTCGTGACATTTAACGGCAAACGGCAATGCGCATGTGAATATGCAGTTCAGTTTGTTTTTGCGCGCCCACTAGGTGAAACGAAGGGCACGAGCAAAACCAGGACACGGAATGGACTGGGGCGGCGCAGAATCGAATGAACTCAGGATCTTGAAAGTTGTGGTTATTTCCAACCCTACCGAGTTCGTTTATAACGGACGGTTCGATGAATGATCGAATCTATTAAAGAGGTTAATTCACAGAAAGAAGCCCGTGGAAGTTGGGCAGATTTTCAACTGCTATGAGGATTCTCAAATTCTTCATGGGGTACAGTTGCAGAACGCTATGAACGCTGCCTGCTGTGTGACGTTGGCTTTGTTTGAAGAAGTTGCGTGAAACTGGGTATGTTGAAATGACAGATGCTGAGCTATTTAACCATTTAATTATTTGCCTAATATAAGTTATTTGGCATAAAGTAGTAGAGCATATTAACAAATGTCTGTTTCTGATCAAAATGGACCTGTAtttgtgtttttatttaacctttatttaagacTGCTACATGTCACCACATGGACAGGCTACACCCTTGGTTGTGTTGTTGAACTGTCCTAAGCTTAAAACGTTTATGTGAACTGTCTGAAGTTtacaaaatgtatatatattttttgcttttTTGAGGTCTAATACAGTCCAAGGCAGGGCACAGACCTTTTGGGGGGCATGTGCTATAAAAACGGGTCACCCCCAAAAAAGGTTTCCCACAACCGCAGTCACAGACTGTTTGAGCAATTATTACAAGAAAAAGTGGAAAGCAGCTATACAACCAAATAAGTCTGTATCTGTAGACTACTATCTACACCCTCTAACCAAATGAGTCTGTATCTGTAGACTACTATCTACACCCTCTAACCAAATGAGTCTGTATCTGTAGACTACTATCTACACCCTCTAACCAACTGAGTCTGTATCTGTAGACTACTATCTACACCCTCTAACCAACTGAGTCTGTATCTGTAGACTACTATCTACACCCTCTAACCAACTGAGTCTGTATCTGTAGACTACTATCTACACCCTCTAACCAACTGAGTCTGTATCTGTAGACTACTACCTACACCCTCTAACCAACTGAGTCTGTATCTGTAGACTACTACCTACACCCTCTAACCAACTGAGTCTGTATCTGTAGACTACTACCTACACCCTCTAACCAACTGAGTCTGTATCTGTAGACTACTACCTACACCCTCTAACCAACTGAGTCTGTATCTGTAGACTACTACCTAGGTACTCCCAGAGGAGTACCTAACCAAATGAGTCTGTATCTGTAGACTACTACCTACACCCTCTAACCAAATGAGTCTGTATCTGTAGACTACTACCTACACCCTCTAACCAAATGAGTCTGTATCTGTAGACTACTACCTACACCCTCTAACCAAATGAGAGTCAAGCCTGATCCCCATAAGATGGATCCCACAACCTTACATGTGTGTCTGGGTGCACATGACTGTGTACGTAGGGTATACATTCATTTCATTTGAGGTATATTGGTTATGCCTCAAGTgaatttcagatttttttgttttgcTCATATTTcctggcctggtcccagatctgtttgtggtcTTGCCAACACCTGTCATCGTCAAGCCAAacatgacaatgagtgacaaaGAGTTGGCATGATGGCACAGACTGGCACTCAAGCAGTTTTCTCCCTCTGTAACTTAACTTCCAATCCTGCTCTAATTCTTTCCCCATTTCCTTCACCACAGTAACTTCCACTCTGGGTCAGACATGTCTGTGATAGTGGGAGCGGGGCGGTTCATAGCCCAGAGGGTTACCAGAAGCATCACCTACTACTACACCAGCCGGACACCAGGGGGCGATATCCCATCCCCCTCGCCTCCCACcatctcccccacctcctcccatCTAGacactcctcttccctccccctcgtactccctctccacccccttgCTCCCAGACTTGCCCTCTCACCACGACGTTTCCTCAGTTCTCACCCATTCCGCTTTGGATgtaccatccctctctccatcctcgcCCTTCTCCCAccgtcccctcctcctccttttcccgtGGCTTGGCGCCTGACCGGGGGCCATGGTGAAGTACCGGGACCTCTATCTGGAACGCGGCCTGGACATCCTATCGGTGGAGAGCACTGTGTGGCACTTCCTGTGGCCTCACTGGGGCTGGAGTATGGGGCCGAGGCCCTGGAGCTCCTTGACGACCCGTGTTTCAAAGGTAGCCCCCTTCTGGTCCACGCCTTCTCCATCAGCGGGTACACTTTCTGCCAGCTTCTCAGCCAGATGGTCAGGGAGCCACACAAGTACCCAGGCCTGGCCCAACGGGTCGTAGGACATGTCTATGACAGCCTGGTGATCGGGTCGCTGGAGCATATGGCTacatgtgagagagaggggaaggaaaggAGGTAGGATTGTCGGTTTGGATTATTACTCTGAGAAAGGAGAGTTATCTGTTACTGAGACGGTGTGTGTATGGGTTAgtttgtgtgtggatgtgtgacaGAATTTTTTTTGAAATGTAATTAACCTTGACTGGTAAATAAAATAACCTGTGTGTGCCTCAGGCCTGGGCAAGACCCTGTTCCCTCATATCGAGCCCCTGGTGCGATACACCGCTCTGCTCTACTTCTGGCTCTTCAAGTCCCAGACGGTGCACTACTACGACAACGCAGTCCAGGTCTTCTACAACAGCCCCGTCACCCTTCTTCCTCTGTGAGAACGACGCGCTGTGCGACCCCGTCGCCATGGAGGCGGTCCTCGACTTCTGGAGGAAGCGGGGCGTTGCTGTGGAAACCAGGAAGTGGAAGGAGTCTGTGCACGCTGCTCATCTACGCTGTCACCCAGAGGAGTACCTCTCCACGTTAGAGACATTTTTTTACTCGCTCAACATCGCCCCCCTCAGGGCTAAGATGTAAATGGCTCATGTGCTAATCACAGTGTGGTGTTTGATAATTCAATAAAGCCTGCATACTCATGCTCCAACACAAATGCTTATAACACATGTTATAACATAGTATAACATATTGTAGTCATGTAGCAGAAACTTTTATCCATAGAAACTTGGTTGACACCTACCCAGCATATGGGTCAGGAGGGAATCTAACCCACAACACACAAGTTTTACTTCCCTGTTGCTATAATAACAACATATCCAAACCTAACTCCTAGCATGTGTTTTGACTGTGTTACGTATTATTATCTATTTGTACAGATatagaatcttaatttgaccagcaTTGTCATAGCAAAATAATTaatgtttagtccataatgtttcTTGATCAGTAGTCAGGCTATTAAAAGTTGGCAACATTAAAAGTGCAGTACTGTTAATAGAattgtgttagtgtgggttttctGTGAATGTATGTAAATCACGAAGCTCATCTTCATTTCCTGCGgtacaggaaaattctcagcaacagaaGTGATCAAACTAAGTTACTATATCTGTATGTGAGCTTACACAATATTGTCTATGACACAGTCCATATGCACCAGATAAGGCCAAGGTCACTATCTTTAAGGTGAAACACATGACGGACACAACTCACTATACGTTGATTTGCAATAATGAATTATTTAGTATttgattgtaattgtttttacatGAGTATATATTCATTCTCAATAGCTGGTGATAGGGACTgcagtggaagagagagggagaggaaacatTTTGAAGATGAGGAGGAATACAGAAAGAATGAGGGTGAGGGTAACAAGAAAGGAAAGAATTAGAAAAGAAACACAGGAGATAGGGAAGAGATAATATGAggtggaaaaagagagagagaggctactgaGATGTCAAGATGAGGTACTGTATATGGAAACCTCTTCAGTCACAGAGAACCAGGACCTGTTCTGGAAGTAGTTCATGCTTGTCAATTCAATGAGTAGTGAGTGACAAACACAATCTGTGGGAGGTTTTCTTATCAGGCATTTCCGTTATATGTTGCATATTCAATCTAGTTTGCATTAAACTTTTGTCTGTTTTGGTCTCAGAAAACAGAGTTGTTTATGAGGAGTTAAAGGCTTAACTTGTGGTGAGGTATCTTGGCCAAGGGTACATCCTGTGAAATCCCATCCCCCGTGATATTGACTGCACACACCCCAGTAGGCATATGTTTGCACTTGAGGAACAACCTATGCCTAACCTCTGGCACCGGCACAAAGAGACTTTGAACCATACATAAATATAGGCACGTGCACGTGTAACGGGGTAGAACTGTTGATATTGTGAACGTAGCCTTGTTGGGCTGTCCGTCCCAGGTGTGGCTCATTGTTGATTAAGGGTGTGACCCACAGTATTTAAGTCAGCTCTGTTTGTTCAGTCAGGGGTTCCACTTTACTACGTTAAGGTCGGTATGCCTTGGGTGTTTGGGAAATCCTGACCTAGACTTCAGGAATAGTATTTTGTATATTTTTCCCACGTTACACACAGTAAGTGTGCAGAAAGAAGACTGAATAAGGATAGAAAATAAACTAATGGGTCAAATAGTATCAGAATAAAATAGACTGTTAGATGCATGAACACTGTTTGTTACAACTGGTAAGAGCATTTtgattattctgtacgtaaatccaagacactccatttagtatgacatGTCATGTTTAGTATGGTtgcataagacagatggttacttaggGCAAACATGAAAGTAGGGTAgctggatgggtgggcgtataacataaacgtctagcaacccaaatgtTGAGAGTTTGAATCTCATCCCAGACAACAAACATTTTAGCTAATGATCAACTTATTCCTCCCTATTTGACCTATAtattgtgtatgtattgatatgtaggctgtgtgtgctgtttttaaatgtatgtagttctgtccttgaactGTTCTTGTCTATGttgtgtattatgtcatgtttcatgttctgtgtggaccccaggaaggggGATAAGACCTCTTCAGAGGACCACCACTACAATGGAGGCTACAAGACCTCTTCAGAGGACTACCACCAGCCCCTACGATGGAGGGTACAATACCTCTTCAGAGGACTACCACCAGCCCCTACGATGGAGGGTACAATACCTCTTCAGAGGACTACCACCAGCCCCTACGATGGAGGGTACAATACCTCTTCAGAGGACTACCACCAGCCCCTACGATGGAGGGTACAATACCTCTTCAGAGGACTACCACCAGCCCCTACGATGGAGGGTACAATACCTCTTCAGAGGACTACCACCAGCCCCTACGATGGAGGGTACAATACCTCTTCAGAGGACTACCACCAGCCCCTACGATGGAGGGTACAATACCTCTTCAGAGGACTACCACCAGCCCCTACGATGGAGGGTACAATACCTCTTCAGAGGACTACCACCAGCCCCTACGATGGAGGGTACAATACCTCTTCAGAGGACTACCACCAGCCCCTACGATGGAGGGTACAATACCTCTTCAGAGGACTACCACCAGCCCCTACGATGGAGGGTACAATACCTCTTCAGAGGACTACCACCAGCCCCTACGATGGAGGGTACAATACCTCTTCAGAGGACTACCACCAGCCACTAAGATGGCGGGTACAAGACCTCTTCCTAGGACCACCACCAGCCCCTACGATGGAGGGTACAAGACCTCTTCCTAGGACCACCACCAGCCCCTACGATGGAGGGTATGAGACCTCTGGACGTCTTCATGCTTATCAACTCTATGAGCATCAGGCCAAAAGGATTCTGCACGGATGTTGTCTTATCATGCGTTTCTAGAATCTGTTGTAATTATTTGTTATAGCTGTGGATACCAATGTTTTGTAGCAGGCTTATGGGAACAAGGAGCGCGCTAGCCAGGTACTGGTGGAAGAGAAGATCCGGAGAAGAAGTGGTGGATCGGCCACACCATCCGAACGCCCCCTTTCCAACATCACCAGGCAAGCTGTATCCTGGAACCCACAAGGGAAAAGCGCATACGGAATTAACACCTGGAGGTGAGAGATGAAGGAAGACACAAGGGAAACCAGCATGAGGTggaaccacaggaggttggtggcaccttaattgtggaggacgggctcgtggtcatgcctggagcggaataagtgggATGGTATCACatacatcaaacacgtggtttgaTGACATTCCATGCAGCCATTATTATaggccgttctcccctcagcagcctccactgtactgTGGAATGAGAAGAATACTGCCCAGAACAGTGTGATGGagagcagcctccactgtactgTGGAATGAGAAGAATACTGCCCAGAACAGTGTGATGGagagcagcctccactgtactgTGGAATGAGAAGAATACTGCTCAGAACAGTGTGATGGAaagcagcctccactgtactgTGGAATGAGATAAGAATACTGCCCAGAACAGTGTGATGGAAAGCAGTCTCCACTGTACTGTGGAATGAGAAGAAGAATACTGCCCAGAACAGTGTGATGGAaagcagcctccactgtactgTGGAATGAGAAGAAGAATACTGCCCAGAACAGTGTGATGGAaagcagcctccactgtactgTGGAATGAGAAGAAGAATACTGCCCAGAACAGTGTGATGGAaagcagcctccactgtactgTGGAATGAGAAGAATAATACTGCCCAGAACAGAGTGATGGagagcagcctccactgtactgTGGAATGAGAAGAAGAATACTGCCCAGAACAGTGTGATGGagagcagcctccactgtactgTGGATTGAGAAGAATACTGCCCagagcagcctccactgtactgTGGATTGAGAAGAATACTGCCCagagcagcctccactgtactgTGGATTGAGAAGAATACTGCCCAGAACAGAGTGATGGagagcagcctccactgtactgTGGAATGAGAAGAAGAATACTGCCCAGAACAGTGTGATGGagagcagcctccactgtactgTGGAATGAGAAGAAGAATACTGCCCAGAACAGTGTGATGGagagcagcctccactgtactgTGGATTGAGAAGAATACTGCCCagagcagcctccactgtactgTGGATTGAGAAGAATACTGCCCagagcagcctccactgtactgTGGATTGAGAAGAATACTGCCCAGAACAGAGTGATGGagagcagcctccactgtactgTGGATTGAGAAGAATACTGCCCAGAACAGTGTGATGGAGAGCAGCCTGCACTGTACTGTGGAATGAGAAGAAGAATACTGCCCAGAACAGTGTGATGGagagcagcctccactgtactgTGGAATGAGAAGAAGAATACTGCCCAGAACAGTGTGATGGagagcagcctccactgtactgTGGAATGAGAAGAAGAATACTGCCTGGAACAGAGTGATGGagagcagcctccactgtactgTGGAATGAGAAGAAGAATACTGCCCAGAACAGAGTGATGGagagcagcctccactgtactgctcggcctctgaccgcaaggcactacagagggtagtgcgtacggcccagtacatcactggggctaagctgcctgccatccaggacctctacaccaggcggtgtcagaggaaggcccaaaaaaatgtcaaagaccccagccaccccagtcatagactgttctctctactaccgcagtgccaagtctaggacaaaaaggcttctcaacagtttttactcccaagccataagactcctgaacaggtaatcaaattgctacccggactatttgcattgtgtgcccagagcagcctccactgtactgTGGATTGAGAAGAATACTGCCCagagcagcctccactgtactgTGGAATGAGAAGAAGAATACTGCCCagagcagcctccactgtactgTGGAATGtacaccccctcccctcccctccttttacgctgctgctactctctgtttgtcatatatgcatagtcattttaactatacattcatgtacatactacctcaattgggccgaccaaccagtgctcccgcacagtggctaaccgggctatctgcattgtgtcccacccgccaacccctcttttacgctactgctactcgatgttcatcatatatgcatagccactttaaccatatgtacatactacctcaatcagcctgactatcCCCATGTGGTCATGTGTCTATCTCTTGGCTGCAGACACCACAGTTGGCATGGGTTTACAGTTGAGGAACGACCTGTGCCTAGCCCCTGGCACAAAGAATCACACACTCATGCGTgcccacactctctctcgctcacgtagcaaataagagAAGGACAGGCTGAAAGGACTGTGCAGACAGGAGAGGTGAATAAAGATCAAACAGAAGCCAATGGGGTAAATAGTTAGACTGTTAGATGCATAAACACTAGATGGgtcctgctctctctgctgtctcctgaagtccacaatcagcccCTTCAGTTTGTTGACTTTGAGGGAGAGggtattttcctggcaccactccgccagggccctcacctccctgtaggcggtctcgttggtgatcaggcctaccaccgttgtgtcgtcttgatgattgagttggagacgtgcatggccacgcagtcatgggtgaacagggagtacaggagggggctgtggTTTATGCTGATATACCCAGTTCCTCTGCCAAAATTAAAGCAAATAGACACGTTAAGAAATTAGAGAAGTATTAGGAAATTAAATTAAAACTTTAGTTCCCACAGTATCAAATACATCTAATCCAATCTAGTGTCTAATCCAAAGGTCAGTTAAGAataatgtgtgcgtgtgtttaacCTACATTTCAATGACTTTCCAGCATGTGCCTCACACTGTGTTCGCTACACCACCATAAAATACTCAGAGCTGCGTGTTTGTATTGTTCCCATCGTTGCAGCAAGGATTGGAGCATCGATATGTTCTCTTGTTTGTCAGAGATAAATTAGacatttaaataaatgtgaaattcaACCTTAAGGTTCAAGGTTTTTCTGTGTAGCTAACTAAGTTCAACAACTGGGGCTAATACGTGGTTAGTGGGTGTTATGTTTGTTCTTTATATAATGACAAACCGGGGCGTAGGTTTAACTACTTTTAATGAACATATACTTCACCTAGAAAACTCCATGTTTAGCCATGCAAGGCATTCTTTAACCATCTCCCGCGCCCGCATAGCCTGCTGGGTAACGTAGTCTAAATGTTATTAACACATAACAACACATCTTCTTTCCTTTAAAAGAAAACGACTTTTCTATGTAACTACACATGTCACATCACATTTGTTTACTCAACCTGCATAACATGCAATTTTCAATAACACATATTTCTTTCCCCCCAATTTTCTTTTtccttaaaaataatatatatatttttcaactaaATATAGTCTGTCCAACAATACTCTATTGTGGCTCTATTTCTTTTCACATTAACAAAACATTCAGTCCAGGTAAGTGTCTTGCACTTTTGTTGTGTCGCTGTTTTTGTTTGTCTTTCTGTTTTTCCTTTGCGAGTTTGACATGGATGGGTAGGTTGGTTCTGATGCGACGTCCCATCAACATTTGTGCAGGTGAAAGTCTGTTCTGCAGCGGTGCGCTGCGGTAGTTCAGATTTTTTCGGAAATCCTCCTTTCCATCTTGTGTCTTTTTCATCAGACCTTTGACAATTTTGTAG of the Salvelinus alpinus chromosome 37, SLU_Salpinus.1, whole genome shotgun sequence genome contains:
- the LOC139565729 gene encoding uncharacterized protein; the encoded protein is MAGSLAPVMYWAVRTTLCSALRSEAEQYSGGCSPSLCSGQYSSSHSTVQWRLLSITLFQAVFFFSFHSTVEAALHHTVLGSILLLIPQYSGGCSPSHCSGQYSSSHSTVQCRLLSITLFWAVFFSIHSTVEAALHHSVLGSILLNPQYSGGCSGQYSSQSTVQWRLLWAVFFSIHSTVEAALHHTVLGSILLLIPQYSGGCSPSHCSGQYSSSHSTVQWRLLSITLFWAVFFSIHSTVEAALGSILLNPQYSGGCSGQYSSQSTVQWRLLSITLFWAVFFFSFHSTVEAALHHSVLGSIILLIPQYSGGCFPSHCSGQYSSSHSTVQWRLLSITLFWAVFFFSFHSTVEAAFHHTVLGSILLLIPQYSGDCFPSHCSGQYSYLIPQYSGGCFPSHCSEQYSSHSTVQWRLLSITLFWAVFFSFHSTVEAALHHTVLGSILLIPQYSGGC